From Allofrancisella guangzhouensis, a single genomic window includes:
- the lipB gene encoding lipoyl(octanoyl) transferase LipB, giving the protein MKITKKNLGLQEYQKIFEDMINFTVNSTNQTADEIWLVEHHAIFTQGKHGKSEHILNLHNIPIVNTDRGGQVTYHGPGQAVIYFLLDVKRNKIRAKKLISIVEKACLNMLTRYYNLHAHTIENAHGIYIDNKKIASLGLRIKQGKTYHGIAINTNMDLTPFSYINPCGYSNLQMCQIADFNNSASVEKVHEQYYQEFIKLL; this is encoded by the coding sequence ATGAAGATAACTAAAAAAAACCTCGGGCTACAAGAATACCAGAAAATTTTTGAGGATATGATTAACTTTACTGTAAATAGTACTAATCAAACTGCTGATGAAATTTGGCTGGTTGAGCACCATGCTATTTTTACACAAGGAAAACATGGTAAGTCAGAACATATTTTGAACCTGCATAATATACCTATAGTTAATACAGATAGAGGTGGTCAAGTTACTTATCATGGTCCTGGGCAAGCTGTGATTTACTTTTTACTTGATGTAAAAAGAAATAAAATTAGAGCCAAAAAACTTATTTCCATAGTAGAAAAAGCTTGCTTGAATATGTTAACTAGATATTACAATCTACATGCTCATACGATCGAAAACGCTCATGGGATTTATATCGATAACAAAAAAATAGCTTCCTTAGGGCTAAGAATTAAACAAGGTAAAACTTACCATGGAATAGCTATCAACACAAACATGGATCTAACTCCTTTTAGCTATATTAATCCATGCGGCTATAGTAATTTGCAAATGTGCCAGATAGCAGACTTTAATAACTCTGCTTCTGTTGAAAAGGTGCATGAGCAATATTATCAAGAATTTATAAAATTATTATAA
- a CDS encoding YbeD family protein, with protein sequence MSEQEQKETFFEFPCQFPIKIMANPQKETVEFILGVFEKYVPNHEKIDFKTKESKTGKYISITAIFEADSKEQLDNIYKEISAYPEVHMVL encoded by the coding sequence ATGTCTGAACAAGAACAAAAGGAAACTTTCTTTGAATTTCCTTGTCAGTTTCCTATAAAAATTATGGCAAACCCACAAAAAGAGACAGTTGAATTTATTTTAGGTGTTTTTGAAAAATATGTACCTAACCATGAAAAAATTGACTTTAAAACAAAAGAAAGTAAAACTGGTAAGTATATATCTATCACAGCTATTTTTGAAGCTGATAGCAAAGAGCAGTTAGATAATATATATAAAGAAATATCTGCTTACCCAGAAGTACATATGGTCTTATAA